Proteins found in one Amycolatopsis umgeniensis genomic segment:
- a CDS encoding ABC transporter permease subunit produces MLPLGFLVVFFAWPVAAIIGRGFGSGGVGTAIGDPLTWKLAGFTVASAGVSTIVAVLAGLPVAFLLARVRLPGVSLVRTLVLVPFVLPTVVVGLAFRALWPDGGLLPLVLANAFFNVAVVARTVSGLWSHLDPRTVDAARALGASPWRAFRSVTLPALAPAIASSAAVVFLFCATSFGVVLILGGSKFRTLETEIYLRTVDLLDLSGAAALSLVQFAAVIAALVVGALARRRRENAVRLRSRSETARRPRGGEWWAVFAGLAVIALLMTPIVALLLESVSTSDGWSFAGYEALAGRGSRGALQVSGWDAASMSLRTAFDATMLAMIVGVLASVVLVALRRTPGGLARGLGETMDAALMLPLGVSAVTVGFGYLVTLDALPGDLRTSPLLVPLAQALVIIPLIVRMVLPVLRSVDVRLRQAASTLGASPGRVWREIDLPLTARSLVAAAGFGYVVALGEFGATSFLARPDAPTLPVAVATLISRPGELNNQMAYAACALLMIVTVVAVVLIDRFGAVRGQNSVGEF; encoded by the coding sequence GTGCTGCCGCTCGGTTTCCTCGTGGTGTTCTTCGCCTGGCCGGTCGCGGCGATCATCGGCAGGGGTTTCGGCTCCGGCGGGGTCGGCACGGCCATCGGCGACCCGCTGACCTGGAAACTCGCGGGATTCACCGTCGCCAGCGCGGGGGTTTCGACGATCGTCGCGGTGCTCGCGGGCCTGCCGGTGGCGTTCCTGCTCGCGCGGGTGCGGCTGCCGGGGGTCTCGCTGGTCCGGACGCTCGTGCTGGTGCCGTTCGTACTGCCGACCGTCGTGGTCGGCCTGGCGTTCCGCGCGCTCTGGCCCGACGGCGGACTGCTGCCGTTGGTGCTGGCCAACGCCTTCTTCAACGTCGCCGTCGTCGCGCGCACGGTTTCCGGGCTGTGGAGCCATCTCGACCCGCGCACGGTGGACGCGGCCCGGGCACTCGGCGCGTCGCCGTGGCGTGCCTTCCGCTCGGTGACGTTGCCCGCGCTCGCGCCCGCCATCGCCTCCTCGGCCGCGGTGGTGTTCCTGTTCTGTGCCACCAGCTTCGGTGTCGTGCTCATCCTCGGCGGGTCGAAGTTCCGGACGCTGGAGACCGAGATCTACCTGCGCACGGTCGACCTGCTCGACCTCTCCGGCGCGGCCGCGTTGTCGCTGGTGCAGTTCGCCGCCGTCATCGCCGCGCTGGTGGTGGGCGCGCTGGCGAGACGGCGCCGGGAGAACGCCGTCCGGCTGCGTTCGCGGAGCGAGACCGCCCGGCGGCCCAGGGGTGGCGAATGGTGGGCCGTCTTCGCCGGTCTCGCGGTGATCGCGCTCCTGATGACGCCGATCGTGGCACTGCTCCTCGAGTCCGTGTCCACTTCGGACGGTTGGAGCTTCGCCGGGTACGAGGCGCTCGCCGGGCGGGGATCCCGTGGCGCGCTGCAGGTTTCGGGCTGGGACGCGGCGTCGATGTCGCTGCGGACGGCGTTCGACGCCACCATGCTCGCGATGATCGTCGGGGTGCTGGCCTCGGTCGTGCTGGTGGCGTTGCGCCGCACGCCGGGCGGGCTGGCGCGGGGTCTGGGCGAGACGATGGACGCGGCGCTGATGCTGCCGCTGGGCGTTTCCGCGGTGACCGTCGGTTTCGGTTACCTCGTCACGCTCGACGCGCTGCCGGGTGACCTGCGGACGTCGCCGCTGCTGGTCCCGCTCGCACAGGCACTGGTGATCATCCCGTTGATCGTGCGGATGGTGCTGCCGGTGCTGCGGTCGGTCGACGTCCGGCTCCGCCAGGCCGCCTCGACGCTCGGCGCGAGCCCCGGCCGGGTGTGGCGGGAGATCGATCTCCCCCTGACGGCGCGTTCGCTGGTCGCGGCCGCCGGATTCGGTTACGTGGTCGCGCTCGGCGAGTTCGGCGCGACGAGCTTCCTGGCCAGGCCGGACGCGCCGACGCTGCCCGTCGCCGTCGCGACACTGATCTCGCGGCCGGGGGAGCTGAACAACCAGATGGCCTACGCGGCCTGCGCGCTGCTCATGATCGTGACCGTGGTGGCGGTGGTGCTGATCGACCGGTTCGGCGCGGTCCGCGGGCAGAATTCGGTAGGGGAGTTCTAG
- a CDS encoding thiamine ABC transporter substrate-binding protein, with protein MKRALRTLVAAGTVAALAGCSLSGTTGNDPQAPATVTLVTHDSWLAPQEVLDAFERQSGIKISVLKQGDAGALTNKLVLTKANPIGDVAYGIDSTFASRALTEGVFEQYTSPEADRGPQRYSVDPEHRLSAVDLGDVCVNVDSRYFADKGIPEPKSFADLADAKYKDLMVAESPATSSPGLAFLLGTVAQFGEQGWQAYWTQLKANGLKTVSGWEEAYTKEFSGSSGKGPRPIVVSYASSPAAELGDDGKPRTKALLDTCYRQVEYAGVLTGGKQVEKARKVVDFLLSQQFQVTVASNMYVYPARQGVELPQGWAQAAPLPQQPKTLEPAKIQAGREQWIAQWRTLLEG; from the coding sequence ATGAAACGCGCCCTCCGCACGCTGGTTGCGGCAGGCACGGTGGCCGCCCTCGCGGGCTGCTCGCTCTCCGGGACCACGGGGAACGACCCGCAGGCGCCGGCGACGGTCACGCTCGTGACGCACGATTCGTGGCTCGCGCCGCAGGAGGTCCTCGACGCGTTCGAGCGGCAGTCCGGGATCAAGATCTCCGTGCTCAAGCAGGGTGACGCGGGCGCGCTCACCAACAAGCTGGTGCTGACCAAGGCGAATCCGATCGGCGACGTCGCGTACGGCATCGACTCGACGTTCGCCTCCCGCGCGCTCACCGAGGGCGTTTTCGAGCAGTACACGAGCCCGGAAGCCGATCGCGGCCCGCAGCGCTACTCCGTCGACCCCGAGCACCGCCTTTCCGCGGTGGACCTCGGCGACGTCTGCGTGAACGTCGACAGCCGGTACTTCGCGGACAAGGGGATCCCGGAGCCGAAGTCGTTCGCGGATCTGGCCGACGCCAAGTACAAGGACCTGATGGTCGCCGAGAGCCCCGCGACGTCGTCGCCGGGGCTGGCGTTCCTGCTCGGCACCGTCGCCCAGTTCGGCGAGCAGGGCTGGCAGGCGTACTGGACGCAGCTGAAGGCCAACGGCCTCAAGACGGTCAGCGGCTGGGAAGAGGCCTACACCAAGGAGTTCTCCGGTTCCTCGGGCAAGGGCCCGCGGCCGATCGTGGTCTCCTACGCCTCCTCGCCCGCGGCCGAACTCGGCGACGACGGCAAGCCGCGTACGAAGGCGCTGCTGGACACCTGCTACCGCCAGGTCGAGTACGCGGGTGTGCTGACAGGCGGCAAGCAGGTCGAGAAGGCCCGCAAGGTCGTGGACTTCCTGCTGTCGCAGCAGTTCCAGGTGACCGTGGCGAGCAACATGTACGTGTACCCGGCTCGCCAGGGCGTCGAGCTCCCGCAGGGCTGGGCGCAGGCCGCGCCGCTGCCGCAGCAGCCGAAGACGCTCGAACCGGCCAAGATCCAGGCCGGGCGTGAGCAGTGGATCGCCCAGTGGCGCACGCTACTCGAAGGCTGA
- a CDS encoding 4a-hydroxytetrahydrobiopterin dehydratase, with protein MAEILNDEQADAAVTKLSGWTREGITIERTAKLPSFPKAIEAVDKVAELAEAADHHPDIDIRWRTVTFRLSTHSAGGLTEKDFALASQIDGVLDKV; from the coding sequence ATGGCGGAAATCTTGAACGACGAGCAGGCGGACGCGGCCGTGACGAAGCTCTCCGGCTGGACCCGCGAAGGCATCACGATCGAGCGGACGGCGAAGCTGCCGAGCTTCCCGAAAGCCATCGAGGCGGTGGACAAGGTGGCCGAGCTGGCGGAGGCGGCCGACCACCATCCCGACATCGACATCCGCTGGCGGACGGTGACGTTCCGGCTCAGCACGCACTCCGCCGGAGGGCTGACGGAGAAGGACTTCGCGCTTGCTTCGCAGATCGATGGGGTACTCGACAAGGTGTGA
- a CDS encoding winged helix-turn-helix transcriptional regulator has translation MFAPECPSNLTPFRIGDKWAGLVVLCLEEGPRRFTELRVPLRGVTSKVLTETLRALERDGMITRTAYDETPPRVEYELTPLGRTLFEPMEACREWAAKHLPELVAAREAYPA, from the coding sequence ATGTTCGCGCCCGAGTGCCCGTCGAATCTGACGCCGTTCCGGATCGGCGACAAATGGGCGGGCCTGGTCGTGCTGTGCCTGGAAGAGGGGCCTCGCCGGTTCACCGAGCTGAGGGTGCCGCTGAGGGGCGTCACGTCGAAGGTCCTCACGGAGACCCTCAGGGCCCTGGAGCGCGACGGCATGATCACACGGACGGCGTACGACGAGACGCCGCCGCGAGTGGAGTACGAACTCACTCCACTCGGCCGGACGTTGTTCGAGCCGATGGAGGCGTGCCGCGAGTGGGCGGCGAAGCACCTTCCGGAGCTTGTCGCCGCCCGCGAGGCCTACCCGGCCTAG
- a CDS encoding type II toxin-antitoxin system death-on-curing family toxin, giving the protein MIEYLTVEDLLALAEDLGVPKVRDLGLLDSAAHRPQVSLMGQDAYPTLHEKAAVLLESVVRNHSLVDGNKRLAWMSTFVFYGLNGHDLDAPEDDAYDLVIAMSTGARTYSDAAVELAAWARVTSDG; this is encoded by the coding sequence GTGATCGAGTATCTCACCGTCGAAGACCTCTTGGCGCTCGCGGAAGACCTCGGCGTGCCCAAGGTCCGCGACCTCGGCCTGCTCGACTCCGCGGCGCATCGTCCGCAGGTTTCGTTGATGGGCCAGGACGCGTATCCGACGCTGCACGAGAAGGCCGCGGTGCTGCTGGAGTCCGTCGTGCGCAACCACTCGCTCGTCGACGGGAACAAACGCCTCGCCTGGATGTCGACGTTCGTCTTCTACGGGCTCAATGGTCACGACCTCGACGCGCCGGAAGACGACGCGTACGACCTGGTGATCGCGATGTCCACCGGCGCGCGCACCTACTCGGACGCGGCGGTCGAACTGGCCGCGTGGGCGAGGGTAACTTCGGACGGGTGA
- a CDS encoding CopG family transcriptional regulator, translating into MAMTLRLNDEQERALALLAETDGVSKHEATVRAITEAAGRRVRDDRVRALSKDGRERYAALLDRLAQ; encoded by the coding sequence ATGGCGATGACCTTGAGGTTGAACGACGAGCAGGAGCGCGCTCTTGCCCTGCTCGCGGAGACCGACGGTGTGAGCAAGCACGAGGCCACCGTTCGCGCCATCACCGAGGCCGCCGGGCGCCGCGTCCGTGACGACAGGGTCCGCGCGCTGTCCAAGGACGGCCGGGAGCGCTACGCCGCTCTGCTCGACCGTCTCGCTCAGTGA
- a CDS encoding FCD domain-containing protein, translating into MNDLRAPRRVASLSAQLVDTLREQIASGVWPVGTRIPPEHDLVEQLGVGRTTVREALGALVHLGLLEARKGDGTYVRASSEMHSVLMRRAGASSSSDVLELRTVLEEYASGLAASRRTEGDLSRLRRLLAEAEAIADSGETAAAAAEADTRFHQAVVSAGGNALLAEVYDVLGDAVTEQIGGTPWTDETAAEHTVLHRRLVEAIADRDEVGARHCATEIVKLTGLEGDRRGSR; encoded by the coding sequence GTGAACGATCTTCGTGCCCCGCGCCGCGTCGCGAGTCTCTCGGCGCAACTGGTGGACACCCTCCGCGAGCAGATCGCGTCCGGTGTCTGGCCGGTGGGGACGAGGATCCCGCCCGAACACGATCTGGTCGAGCAACTCGGTGTCGGGCGAACGACGGTGCGCGAAGCACTGGGAGCGCTGGTGCACCTGGGCTTGCTGGAGGCCCGCAAGGGCGACGGGACGTATGTCCGGGCGTCGAGCGAGATGCATTCCGTGCTGATGAGGCGTGCCGGCGCGTCGAGTTCGAGCGACGTGCTGGAGCTGCGCACGGTGCTCGAGGAGTACGCCTCGGGTCTGGCCGCGTCGCGAAGGACCGAGGGCGACCTGAGCAGGCTTCGGCGCCTCCTCGCCGAGGCGGAGGCGATCGCGGATTCAGGCGAGACGGCCGCCGCCGCCGCCGAGGCCGACACCCGTTTCCATCAGGCTGTGGTGAGTGCCGGTGGGAACGCCCTGCTCGCCGAGGTCTACGACGTCCTCGGCGACGCGGTCACCGAGCAGATCGGGGGCACGCCCTGGACTGATGAGACGGCCGCGGAGCACACCGTTCTGCATCGGCGTCTCGTCGAGGCGATCGCCGACAGGGACGAGGTCGGTGCCCGGCACTGCGCCACCGAGATCGTGAAGCTCACCGGGCTCGAAGGGGATCGCCGAGGAAGCCGGTAG
- a CDS encoding M20/M25/M40 family metallo-hydrolase, which translates to MAGLRRREVLAGAVALAGAATIGLNPGTAAAATQQRPGAQFPPSLDFGDYPVIARVRSRRALEHLRVLSDKIGPRIAGTEGELRAKDYIAKVLRDLRYQVTLQPFPIADKFLGGLSVGRDSWQTGSSPQGAQDVTREAVVVDAGDGTTLPDDLTGKIVLIAAVTTKADAYLTAAQRGAVAVLIGRIGADPARKLSAFSPTLPTPVTVPVLGLAQVQVERLRERLAKGSVKVKATATHHKNLTSYNVIAERPATFPGKDNGVVMVTAHYDSVPGSPGANDDGSGTVLCLELARVLRYLPTNKTLRFALWGSEEYGLIGSRHYVSNLSDPEAKRIAGCFQNDMVATSWDPAITYWLLSVDGADNATTAAVNAAAKRLGYDPRVKGPVARGSSDHVPFFERGIASGNFSWRGESGPALLEPTYHTPEDTIKDNVSLERLQVSLELIGSAAYSLLRK; encoded by the coding sequence ATGGCAGGTCTGCGCAGGCGTGAGGTGCTCGCGGGCGCGGTGGCACTGGCGGGCGCGGCGACGATCGGGTTGAACCCCGGCACCGCCGCCGCGGCCACGCAGCAGCGTCCGGGCGCGCAGTTCCCGCCGTCGCTGGACTTCGGTGACTACCCCGTGATCGCGCGGGTCCGGTCGCGGCGGGCACTGGAGCATCTGCGGGTGCTCAGCGACAAGATCGGCCCCCGGATCGCCGGGACCGAAGGCGAACTGCGCGCCAAGGACTACATCGCGAAGGTGCTGCGCGACCTGCGTTACCAGGTCACGCTGCAGCCGTTCCCGATCGCCGACAAGTTCCTGGGCGGCCTGTCGGTCGGACGCGACAGCTGGCAGACCGGCTCGTCGCCGCAGGGCGCGCAGGACGTCACACGCGAGGCGGTCGTCGTCGACGCCGGTGACGGGACCACCCTTCCGGATGACCTGACCGGCAAGATCGTGCTGATCGCGGCCGTGACCACCAAGGCCGACGCGTACCTGACGGCCGCGCAGCGCGGAGCGGTCGCCGTGCTGATCGGCCGGATCGGCGCCGACCCGGCGCGCAAACTGTCCGCCTTCTCCCCGACGCTGCCCACCCCGGTCACCGTCCCGGTGCTCGGCCTGGCGCAGGTGCAGGTGGAGCGGCTGCGCGAGCGGCTCGCCAAGGGCTCGGTCAAGGTGAAGGCGACGGCCACCCACCACAAGAACCTGACGTCGTACAACGTCATCGCCGAACGGCCCGCCACTTTCCCCGGCAAGGACAACGGCGTGGTCATGGTGACCGCGCACTACGACAGCGTCCCCGGCTCGCCCGGCGCGAACGACGACGGCAGCGGCACCGTGCTGTGCCTGGAGCTGGCGCGCGTCCTGCGATACCTGCCGACGAACAAGACGCTCCGGTTCGCGCTGTGGGGCTCGGAGGAGTACGGGCTGATCGGCTCGCGGCACTACGTCTCGAACCTGTCCGACCCGGAGGCGAAGCGAATCGCGGGCTGCTTCCAGAACGACATGGTCGCCACCAGCTGGGACCCGGCGATCACCTACTGGCTGCTTTCGGTCGACGGCGCCGACAACGCCACGACCGCGGCCGTCAACGCCGCGGCCAAGCGCCTCGGCTACGACCCGCGGGTCAAGGGCCCGGTCGCTCGCGGTTCGAGCGACCACGTGCCGTTCTTCGAACGCGGCATCGCGTCGGGCAACTTCAGCTGGCGCGGCGAGAGCGGCCCGGCGCTGCTGGAACCGACCTACCACACGCCGGAAGACACCATCAAGGACAACGTTTCCCTTGAGCGGCTTCAGGTTTCGCTGGAGCTGATCGGTTCGGCGGCGTACAGCCTGCTGCGGAAGTAG
- the ychF gene encoding redox-regulated ATPase YchF, with amino-acid sequence MSLTLGIVGLPNVGKSTLFNALTRNDVLAANYPFATIEPNVGVVPLPDPRLDELAKVFGSERTVPAVVSFVDIAGIVKGASEGAGLGNKFLANIREANAICQVVRVFDDPDVIHVDDRIDPASDIETINTELILADLQTLDKALHRLEKEARTKKEAKPALDNALKAKEILDSGRTLFQAQKEVDFEVLRELSLLTTKPFLYVFNADEGILTDESRREELAKMVAPADAVFLDAKVEFELLELDDEDSVRELLESVGQHEPGLYSLARAGFHTLGLQTYLTAGPKESRAWTIPQGATAPQAAGVIHTDFERGFIKAEVVSYDDLIENGSMASARSAGKVRMEGKDYVMSDGDVVEFRFNV; translated from the coding sequence GTGAGTCTCACCCTCGGCATCGTCGGCCTGCCCAACGTCGGCAAGTCCACCCTGTTCAACGCGCTGACCCGCAACGACGTGCTCGCCGCGAACTACCCGTTCGCGACGATCGAGCCCAACGTCGGCGTCGTCCCGCTGCCGGACCCGCGGCTGGACGAACTCGCCAAGGTGTTCGGCTCCGAGCGGACGGTGCCCGCCGTCGTGTCCTTTGTGGACATCGCGGGCATCGTGAAGGGCGCCTCCGAGGGCGCCGGTCTCGGCAACAAGTTCCTCGCGAACATCCGTGAGGCGAACGCGATCTGCCAGGTCGTCCGTGTCTTCGACGATCCGGACGTGATCCACGTCGACGACCGGATCGACCCGGCGAGCGACATCGAGACGATCAACACCGAGCTGATCCTCGCCGACCTGCAGACGCTCGACAAGGCGCTGCACCGGCTCGAGAAGGAGGCGCGGACCAAGAAGGAAGCCAAGCCCGCCCTCGACAACGCGCTCAAGGCCAAGGAGATCCTCGACTCGGGCCGGACCCTGTTCCAGGCGCAGAAAGAGGTCGACTTCGAGGTGCTGCGTGAGCTGAGCCTGCTCACCACGAAGCCGTTCCTCTACGTCTTCAACGCCGACGAAGGCATCCTCACCGACGAGTCCCGTCGCGAAGAGCTGGCCAAGATGGTCGCCCCCGCGGACGCGGTGTTCCTCGACGCGAAGGTCGAATTCGAGCTGCTGGAGCTGGACGACGAGGACTCCGTGCGCGAGCTTCTGGAGTCCGTCGGCCAGCACGAGCCCGGCCTGTACTCGCTCGCCCGCGCCGGTTTCCACACCCTCGGCCTGCAGACCTACCTGACCGCCGGCCCCAAGGAATCCCGCGCCTGGACGATCCCGCAGGGCGCGACGGCCCCGCAGGCCGCAGGCGTGATCCACACCGACTTCGAGCGCGGTTTCATCAAGGCCGAGGTCGTCTCGTACGACGATCTGATCGAGAACGGTTCGATGGCCTCCGCCCGGTCCGCCGGCAAGGTGCGGATGGAAGGCAAGGACTACGTCATGTCGGACGGCGACGTGGTGGAGTTCCGCTTCAACGTCTGA
- a CDS encoding DNA-3-methyladenine glycosylase 2 family protein — protein MTEQTLAERAVWRDTERCYRAVAARDSRFDGQFIMAVATTGIYCRPSCPASTPKQQNVRFYPTSAAAQSNGFRACRRCLPDAVPGSPDWDIRADLAARAMRLISDGTVERDGVPGLARRLGYSERQLGRVLTAELGAGPLALARAHRAHSARLLIEMSGLPLTDVAFAAGFSSVRQFNETIREVFATTPSQLRAASLRRGRRKSEETPTGTRLSLRLPFRKPFDADGVLNFLADRAVPGVEHVTRDDSGVTAYARTLRLAHGAGVVRLTTKDDHVRADLRLTDLRDLSSAVARVRRLLDLDADPEAVTRVLGADPALAPLVEAIPGIRVPGAVDGDELVLRALLSPAETASLADALGERVPSCDESLEGVTTVFPTAARVAEHGPERIAAVAAALADGVSVHVGRDPEELRAELLALPGITTRIADYVLMRVLGAPDVLLTGDPALRRGAAVLGIADDETTLAERGRAWQPWSSYAGMYLWRA, from the coding sequence ATGACCGAGCAGACCTTGGCCGAACGGGCCGTGTGGCGCGACACCGAACGGTGTTACCGCGCCGTCGCCGCCCGTGACTCCCGGTTCGACGGCCAGTTCATCATGGCCGTGGCCACCACCGGGATCTACTGCCGCCCGTCCTGCCCCGCGTCGACGCCGAAGCAGCAGAACGTCCGCTTCTACCCGACGTCGGCCGCGGCGCAGTCCAACGGCTTCCGCGCCTGCCGCCGCTGCCTTCCCGACGCCGTCCCCGGCTCACCCGACTGGGACATCCGGGCCGACCTGGCCGCGCGGGCGATGCGGCTCATCTCGGACGGGACCGTCGAACGCGACGGCGTCCCGGGGCTCGCGCGGCGGCTCGGCTATTCCGAACGCCAGCTCGGGCGCGTCCTCACCGCGGAACTCGGCGCCGGACCGCTGGCGCTGGCCAGGGCGCACCGCGCGCATTCGGCGCGGCTGCTGATCGAGATGTCCGGCCTGCCGCTGACCGACGTCGCGTTCGCGGCGGGCTTCTCCAGCGTCCGCCAGTTCAACGAGACGATCCGCGAGGTGTTCGCGACAACGCCTTCGCAGCTTCGCGCGGCGAGCCTGCGTCGCGGGCGTCGCAAGTCCGAAGAGACACCGACCGGGACCCGGCTGAGCCTGCGACTGCCGTTCCGCAAACCGTTCGACGCGGACGGGGTGCTGAACTTCCTGGCCGACAGGGCCGTCCCCGGTGTGGAACATGTGACGCGCGACGATTCCGGCGTGACCGCTTACGCCCGCACGCTGCGGCTCGCGCACGGCGCCGGCGTGGTGCGGTTGACGACGAAGGACGACCACGTCCGCGCCGACCTGCGGCTCACCGATCTGCGCGACCTGAGCAGCGCGGTGGCCAGGGTGCGGCGGCTGCTCGATCTCGACGCGGACCCCGAAGCGGTCACGCGGGTGCTGGGGGCGGACCCGGCGCTCGCGCCGCTGGTCGAGGCGATCCCCGGTATCCGGGTGCCCGGCGCTGTCGACGGGGACGAGCTCGTGCTGCGCGCGCTGCTGTCCCCCGCTGAGACGGCGTCGCTCGCCGACGCCCTCGGCGAGCGCGTGCCCAGCTGCGACGAGTCACTGGAAGGGGTGACCACGGTGTTCCCGACGGCGGCCCGGGTCGCCGAACACGGTCCGGAGCGGATCGCCGCCGTGGCCGCCGCGCTGGCGGACGGCGTCTCGGTCCACGTCGGCCGCGATCCCGAAGAGTTGCGGGCGGAACTGCTGGCACTCCCCGGGATCACCACCCGGATCGCCGATTACGTCCTGATGCGCGTGCTGGGCGCGCCGGACGTCCTGCTGACCGGTGATCCGGCGCTGCGCCGGGGAGCGGCCGTGCTGGGGATCGCCGACGACGAAACGACGCTGGCCGAACGCGGGCGGGCCTGGCAGCCCTGGTCCTCGTACGCCGGCATGTACCTGTGGCGCGCTTGA
- a CDS encoding methylated-DNA--[protein]-cysteine S-methyltransferase, with product MSIAYWSTMDTKIGPFTAVVAGDGAVLASGWTGDVGDLTPLISPSLAPGEVKQRRDLGPVSTAIRRYHGGDLDAVADIEVRQRSGAFREHAWEMLRKVPAGEPVSYAEYAALAGNPSAVRAAASACAKNAAALFVPCHRVVRTGGAVGNFRWGVPAKQWLLTHEAA from the coding sequence ATGAGCATCGCGTATTGGTCCACAATGGACACGAAGATCGGGCCGTTCACCGCCGTGGTGGCGGGTGACGGGGCCGTGCTGGCCTCGGGTTGGACCGGCGACGTCGGCGACCTGACGCCGCTGATCTCGCCGTCACTGGCCCCCGGCGAGGTCAAGCAGCGGCGGGACCTGGGGCCGGTGAGCACCGCGATCCGCCGCTACCACGGTGGCGACCTCGACGCTGTCGCCGATATCGAGGTGCGGCAGCGGTCCGGCGCTTTCCGGGAACACGCTTGGGAAATGCTGCGGAAGGTGCCCGCGGGCGAGCCGGTGAGCTACGCGGAGTACGCGGCGCTGGCGGGGAATCCGTCGGCGGTGCGGGCGGCCGCGTCCGCGTGCGCGAAGAACGCGGCGGCCTTGTTCGTGCCGTGCCATCGCGTGGTGCGGACCGGCGGCGCGGTGGGGAACTTCCGTTGGGGTGTTCCGGCGAAGCAGTGGCTGCTGACCCACGAGGCCGCCTGA